Sequence from the Schaalia sp. 19OD2882 genome:
TGGCGGATGCCCAGGCGCCGCAGGCAGGACATGGCGTTCGGCGTGGCCTTGATGACGCGCCCCTCCGGGTCCATCAGGACCACCCCGTCCAGGACGCGCGGCACGCCGCGGGTGGTCACTGTCGGAGTCGAGTCGTAGGGGTACTCGCCGCGGGTCATCATGTGGCACAGGATGTCCGCCGCAGAGTCGGTCCACCCCTCGAAGCCCAGGGCAAGGCGCGGGGAGGACAGATTCGCCTCCCGCGTGACCACGGCAATGACCCTGCCGTTGCGCCACACGGGCACACAGGTCTCCATCATCGAATAGGTGCCCGCCCACCTGGCCGAGGAGGAGCGCACGACCTGCCCAGTCACCAGAGCGCGCCGCATGTCGACCTCGCGGGCGGTGGGCAGGTACAGACCGATGATGTCGTCGACGTGCACGGTGGAGGAGGTGGCCGGACGGCAGTGGGCCACGGCGACGAACCGGTCGTCCCGTGTGGGCAGCCACAGGACGAGGTCGGCGGCGGACAGGTCGGCGAGGACCTGCCAGTCGGCCAGGAGCAGGTGCAGCCAGTCGATGTCCTCGTCACTGAGGGGGATGGACGAGGCCTGCTCGGCCAGTTGCGTCAGGCTTCTCATGTGGCAGAGTCTAGTGGTCGAGGACGAACGCCCCGACGACGAGCGAGCCTGGAGACACCGTGGACTTCACCCGAACACTTTCCTACCCCGCCTTGCCCGACGAGGTCGCCGCCATGTGCCTGGACGAGGCATACTCCCACCTGCGCGCCTCCAAGGCCGGCATGAGTGAGGTCGAAGTCTCCACCCGTGGGACCACCGTGACCACGACGATCGTCGTGCCGACACAGAACATCCCCCAGATCGCCCTCATGCGTCTACCCGAAGGCGCACGCCCGACCCTCGTCCTGACCGACACGTGGGCCCGCGGCGAGGACGGCCTGTGGCACGGGACCTTCAGCGTCGAGGTGCCGCACATGCCGGTCGAGGCGCGTGCGGAGTCGGTGCTGCGCCCCACTGGCCAGACGGCCACGCTGCGGGAGATGACCGGGCAGGTGCATGTGCGGGTTCCCCTCTTCGGCCCGCGCATCGAGACCCAGGTGCTCGATCGCCTCGACGTGCTCCTGCGCGCGGAGGTGGACTGCGCCACTGAATGGCTCGCCCGCCCGGCCCTGTGAGTCGCGACGAGGGCGCCCTCGTCGCACAATGGGCACATGACGACCACTGACCCGACACGAACCCCCTCCGCGCCCACCCCCTCTGCACCCGCCGCTGAAAGCGGCCCCGGCCCCGCCCTGTACCTCGAACGCACCGGCACCCGCCAGTACGTGGCCCGCAACGCCCGCGGCGCCGAAGTGCTCATCGGTGACGGCCCAGGCCGCTTCTCCCCCGGCGACCTGCTGAAACTCGCGCTGGCCGGCTGCAATGCCATGTCTTCCGATGCGCGCCTGGCCGCTGCCCTGGGCGAGGACTTCGCCCAACTCGTCGGCGTGTCCGGCAACTACGTGAAGGCCGAGGACCGTTACGAGTCCTTCCAGGTGGAACTGGTCCAGGACCTCTCCGGCATGGGGGAGGAGGACGTGGCTGCCACGCTGCGCCGGGCCGAGGCCGCCATCGACCGCAATTGCACGATCGGCCACTCATTCGCACACGTCATGCCGTACACGCGGGCCTTCACCTCGGAAGAGGTCTGACGTGGGGGTCGGCGACGCACTGTCCGCCGCCTGGCGCAAGGCCCTCGACGTCCCCTACGAGCTGTCCTTGGCGCAGGCGAATGCCCTGCGACGCAAGTACCCCAGGGCCACCCCCGCCAACCTCGTCGAACTGGCCCACCGCCGCTTCGCGCGCCGGGTGAGCGCCGAGTCCGCTGCGGCCGGTGGTGCCGCCGTGCTGCCGGGCGTGGGCACCGCGGTGTCCTTGGGCGCCTCCAGCGTGCAACTGCTGGCCTTCGTCTCCGAGGCCGCCGTCCACGCGCTGACCGTCGCCCACCTGCACGGCATCGACCTGCGTGACCCGGCCAAGCGCCACGCCCTCGTCCTTGCGGTGCTGACCGGCCAGGAGGGCGCCGAACTCATCTCCGCACAGGTCGGCATCCAGGCGGTGTCCTGGTTCCGTTCCAGCTTCCTGGACATCCGCACGGTCAGCGCCCAACGCTTCAATGACCTCATGCTCATGTGGGTGCGCAAGCGCGCGGCGTCCTCGGCCCTGAAGGGGACCGTGGGGCGCATGATCCCCTTCGGGATCGGAGCGGCGGTCGGCTGGGGCATCGGCGCGGGGCTGGCGCGCGGAGTCGTCGACGGACTCAACCTGGCGCTGGGACCGGCGCCGCACTCCTTCATCGAGGGCGTGGCCGTCGAGGTCGACACAACCGATGAGGGCGAGGTCGAAAGGCGTTTTGCCCACCTGCGTCTGCCCGGCGTGAGCCAGGAAGAGGAGACACGATGACCACGCATGCACCACTTGACCGCCAGTACGAGGACCTGCTGGCGCGGATCATGTCCGAGGGCGCCCCCAAGGGAGACCGCACGGGCACGGGCACTCGCAGCGTTTTCGGCGCGCACCTGCGTTACGACCTGTCCCGAGGCTTCCCTCTGGTCACGACCAAGTCCGTCCACATGAAGTCGATCGTCGGGGAGCTGCTGTGGTTCCTGCGCGGCGAATCGAGTGTGAGGTGGCTGCAGGACAACGGAATCCGCATCTGGAACGAGTGGGCGGACGAGGAGGGCAACCTGGGCCCGGTCTACGGGGTCCAGTGGCGTTCGTGGAACGCGGGTGAGGGTCGGCGCGTCGACCAGATCTCCCAGGTGATGGAGACGCTGCGCACCAATCCGGATTCGCGGCGCATGGTCGTGTCCGCGTGGAATGTCGGCGATCTTCCCGAGATGGCCCTGGAGCCCTGTCACGCCTTCTTCCAGTTGTACGTGAGCAATGGGCGCCTCAGCCTGCAGCTCTACCAGCGCAGCGCCGACATGTTCCTGGGCGTGCCCTTCAACATTGCCTCGTATTCGCTGCTCACCCACATGTTCGCCCAGCAGGCGGGCCTGGAGGTCGGTGACTTCATCTGGACGGGAGGCGACTGCCACATCTACGACAACCATGTTGAGCAGGTGAGGGAACAGCTCTCCCGCGAGCCATTCCCCTTCCCGACGCTGGCACTGCGCAAAGCACCCTCACTCTTCGACTACGACTTCGACGACGTCACGGTGCAGGACTATCGACACCACCCGCGCATCAGTGCCCCGGTGGCCGTGTGAGCGCCGCAGACGGGGATGCCACGATCCGTCTGGCGTCGATCTGGGCCCAGGACCGCGGGCGGGTCCTGGGGTCGGGCACGGGAATGCTCTGGCACGTGCCGGCCGACTTCGCCCACTTCAAGGCGGCGACGATGGGATGCCCGATCCTCATGGGGCGCGCCTCGTGGGAGGCGCTGGGTCGGGCCCTGCCCGGGCGGCTCAACGTCGTCCTCACAGGAGATGCCGGGTACCGGGCCGAGGGCGCCGTCGTGGTCCACTCGCTGGAGCAGGGAGTGGACCTGTGCCGCCACTGGGCCGGCCGACGCGGAGCCGACACCGTGTGGGTCACGGGTGGGGCCACGGTGTACGAGCAGGCCATGGGCCTGGTGGACGAGTTGGTGGTCACCGACCTGGACCTGGATGTGGCGAAGGTCCTGCCCGAAGGCGCCCCCCTGGTGCGAGCCCCGCACATCGACCCCCGGATGTGGAGGGTGGACGCCGAGCATTCCGATGCCCAGTGGCGCCAGTGCTCGGGCGATGCCCGGTGGAGGGTCACCCACTGGGTGAGGGCCTGACGGCCTGCGTCCCGCACCGGAGGGTGGATCGCGCCCTCACGGCTTTCGAGACCCGGGCCGCCTGAAACCCTCGCGCACCTGCACCTCGGGGCGGGACAATGGAGGTGGGACCAAAGGAGGTGCGCGATGAGGATCGCCGTCAAGCGGGACGCGACCACAGTCAGTGAGGAAGGACACGTCACCGGCAAGGACGCCGGCTCGACCCTTGTGCGGCGCCTGCTGCGCATCTTCCCCGGATCGGTGGTCCTGGGCGAGCAGGCCCGCCAGTGCGAGGGATTCGACGTGGTCCCCCTGGACT
This genomic interval carries:
- a CDS encoding dihydrofolate reductase, encoding MSAADGDATIRLASIWAQDRGRVLGSGTGMLWHVPADFAHFKAATMGCPILMGRASWEALGRALPGRLNVVLTGDAGYRAEGAVVVHSLEQGVDLCRHWAGRRGADTVWVTGGATVYEQAMGLVDELVVTDLDLDVAKVLPEGAPLVRAPHIDPRMWRVDAEHSDAQWRQCSGDARWRVTHWVRA
- a CDS encoding thymidylate synthase is translated as MTTHAPLDRQYEDLLARIMSEGAPKGDRTGTGTRSVFGAHLRYDLSRGFPLVTTKSVHMKSIVGELLWFLRGESSVRWLQDNGIRIWNEWADEEGNLGPVYGVQWRSWNAGEGRRVDQISQVMETLRTNPDSRRMVVSAWNVGDLPEMALEPCHAFFQLYVSNGRLSLQLYQRSADMFLGVPFNIASYSLLTHMFAQQAGLEVGDFIWTGGDCHIYDNHVEQVREQLSREPFPFPTLALRKAPSLFDYDFDDVTVQDYRHHPRISAPVAV
- a CDS encoding VPDSG-CTERM exosortase interaction domain protein, which gives rise to MGVGDALSAAWRKALDVPYELSLAQANALRRKYPRATPANLVELAHRRFARRVSAESAAAGGAAVLPGVGTAVSLGASSVQLLAFVSEAAVHALTVAHLHGIDLRDPAKRHALVLAVLTGQEGAELISAQVGIQAVSWFRSSFLDIRTVSAQRFNDLMLMWVRKRAASSALKGTVGRMIPFGIGAAVGWGIGAGLARGVVDGLNLALGPAPHSFIEGVAVEVDTTDEGEVERRFAHLRLPGVSQEEETR
- a CDS encoding DUF2505 domain-containing protein, with the translated sequence MDFTRTLSYPALPDEVAAMCLDEAYSHLRASKAGMSEVEVSTRGTTVTTTIVVPTQNIPQIALMRLPEGARPTLVLTDTWARGEDGLWHGTFSVEVPHMPVEARAESVLRPTGQTATLREMTGQVHVRVPLFGPRIETQVLDRLDVLLRAEVDCATEWLARPAL
- a CDS encoding OsmC family protein codes for the protein MTTTDPTRTPSAPTPSAPAAESGPGPALYLERTGTRQYVARNARGAEVLIGDGPGRFSPGDLLKLALAGCNAMSSDARLAAALGEDFAQLVGVSGNYVKAEDRYESFQVELVQDLSGMGEEDVAATLRRAEAAIDRNCTIGHSFAHVMPYTRAFTSEEV